The genomic segment AAACGCTAAAAAAGTAAGTGAGCTTTCTGGTGTTGAAAAGAAAGAAGTAGATAAGATCATGAAAGAATTAAAAAAGGATGAAACCATTGTATCTCCAAAAAGATGTTATTGGACTCTTGCAGATAAATAGTTTCATTTTTAATCTTCAATGATTCATTTTATTTTTATTTTATTTTTATTTTATTTTTATTTTATTTTTATTTTATTTTT from the Methanobrevibacter ruminantium genome contains:
- a CDS encoding MarR family transcriptional regulator translates to MSDKDKVIEAFKNSEEPLNAKKVSELSGVEKKEVDKIMKELKKDETIVSPKRCYWTLADK